One region of Termitidicoccus mucosus genomic DNA includes:
- a CDS encoding PulJ/GspJ family protein encodes MKKKPAPRLHSLRSRRAFTLLEILVAVAIAALVFVGMNMLVLSMGELWGRNSDLRLFELHTRNVTRFVERELARAVLPPAVLSTATAPAVKEVRLPTGATEELLTCEFSGGSRLCAWPQRPLPNVVCSLAVRDGAGLVLLWHSRLEINFADDAPRETVISPLVTAMSYLYYDTEFKNWKTETTFQKDANGAGLVPQRLKFTFAYSGRTIETVVNLPSLGQGQPML; translated from the coding sequence ATGAAAAAAAAGCCCGCGCCGCGCCTCCACTCTCTCCGATCCCGCCGCGCCTTCACCCTGCTTGAAATCCTCGTGGCGGTCGCCATCGCGGCGCTGGTCTTTGTGGGCATGAACATGCTCGTGCTTTCGATGGGCGAGCTGTGGGGACGCAACAGCGACCTGCGCCTCTTCGAACTCCACACGCGCAATGTCACGCGCTTTGTCGAACGCGAACTGGCGCGCGCCGTCCTGCCGCCCGCCGTGCTCTCGACCGCCACCGCGCCCGCCGTGAAGGAAGTGCGCCTGCCGACCGGCGCGACCGAGGAACTGCTCACCTGCGAATTTTCCGGCGGCAGCCGCCTTTGCGCGTGGCCGCAGCGTCCGCTGCCCAACGTCGTGTGCTCGCTGGCCGTGCGCGACGGCGCCGGGCTCGTGCTGCTCTGGCATTCGCGCCTGGAGATCAACTTCGCCGACGACGCGCCGCGCGAGACGGTCATCTCGCCGCTCGTGACCGCGATGAGTTACCTTTATTACGACACCGAGTTCAAAAACTGGAAAACCGAGACCACGTTCCAGAAGGACGCCAACGGCGCCGGCCTCGTGCCGCAACGCCTCAAGTTCACTTTCGCCTACTCCGGCCGCACCATCGAGACGGTCGTCAACCTGCCCAGCCTCGGCCAGGGACAGCCCATGCTATGA
- a CDS encoding type II secretion system protein has protein sequence MDLRAGAGKGGGAVNFRFSILDSRLGRCRAKTHPSDLSDPANPLARQRHQSRIENRKSKIHRAFTMIEVLVALAIFATMAVVLVASYLNILTAYEVAGRGPAGELDVRFAREMLLAEGSLDAALAGADFEGADGGRVKWKAEVEPTETADLFLVTFTCEIEAAKESPARTVVETFRLLRPTWSQPADREALRAETRQRILDMQITSPLSGFGSGMSSGVAGGSNGGSGKGGGKNSGGKNQGQGGGKNQGGGRNNPASQNQGGRR, from the coding sequence GTGGACCTGCGCGCAGGTGCTGGTAAAGGAGGAGGCGCGGTGAATTTTCGATTTTCGATTCTCGATTCTCGATTGGGGCGCTGCCGCGCCAAAACGCATCCGTCCGATCTGTCTGATCCGGCAAATCCTTTGGCGCGGCAGCGCCATCAATCGAGAATCGAGAATCGAAAATCGAAAATTCACCGCGCCTTCACCATGATCGAGGTGCTCGTCGCGCTGGCGATTTTCGCGACAATGGCGGTCGTGCTGGTCGCATCCTACCTCAACATCCTCACCGCCTACGAGGTCGCCGGACGCGGCCCGGCGGGCGAACTCGACGTGCGGTTCGCCCGCGAGATGCTGCTGGCCGAGGGCAGCCTCGACGCGGCGCTGGCCGGCGCGGATTTCGAGGGGGCGGACGGCGGACGCGTGAAATGGAAGGCCGAGGTCGAGCCGACCGAGACGGCGGATTTGTTCCTCGTCACCTTCACTTGCGAGATCGAGGCCGCCAAAGAAAGCCCGGCGCGCACCGTTGTGGAAACGTTCCGCCTGCTGCGCCCGACCTGGTCGCAACCGGCCGACCGCGAGGCGTTGCGGGCGGAGACGCGCCAGCGGATTCTCGACATGCAGATCACATCGCCCCTCTCCGGCTTCGGTTCCGGCATGAGCAGCGGCGTCGCCGGCGGCAGCAACGGTGGCTCGGGCAAAGGCGGCGGCAAGAACTCCGGCGGCAAAAATCAGGGCCAGGGCGGTGGCAAAAACCAAGGCGGCGGCAGAAATAATCCCGCCTCGCAAAACCAGGGAGGACGGCGATGA
- a CDS encoding type II secretion system protein: MTTARSSFLVGPDLASGRVRVWGHRTSTKTEAFPLRRGLTQGQARRFPLHLRGGRGRAAFTLLEILLVIALIGMITGVFIVGAVSISDSKPPSSEEVFWQAVNGCRKQALLSGREVTLRFAKGGNEEPSALVATWEGGETRYPFGVAKTAAGGGAASAGSGGGGGGNNAASAANVAMVVCDFLTTQKGNSTILVGGALMETATLASVTFYGDGTCTPFRAQLRAGGSEPLVLDIDPWTCAQVLVKEEAR, translated from the coding sequence GTGACCACGGCGCGCTCCAGCTTTCTTGTCGGGCCTGACCTTGCGTCAGGCCGCGTGCGCGTGTGGGGCCATCGCACTTCGACTAAAACCGAGGCGTTTCCTCTCCGGCGCGGCCTGACGCAAGGTCAGGCCCGACGTTTTCCCCTCCATCTGCGGGGCGGGCGAGGACGCGCGGCTTTCACCCTGCTCGAAATCCTCCTCGTCATCGCGCTTATCGGAATGATCACGGGCGTGTTTATCGTGGGGGCGGTGAGCATCTCCGATTCCAAGCCGCCTTCGTCTGAGGAGGTGTTTTGGCAGGCGGTCAACGGCTGTCGCAAACAGGCGCTCCTGTCCGGGCGCGAGGTGACGCTGCGTTTCGCCAAGGGCGGGAACGAAGAACCTTCCGCGCTCGTGGCGACATGGGAAGGCGGCGAGACGCGCTATCCGTTTGGCGTGGCAAAAACGGCCGCCGGCGGCGGCGCTGCGAGCGCCGGAAGCGGCGGGGGTGGCGGGGGCAACAATGCGGCCTCCGCCGCGAACGTCGCGATGGTGGTCTGCGATTTTCTTACGACGCAAAAAGGCAACAGCACCATTCTGGTCGGCGGCGCCTTGATGGAGACGGCCACGCTGGCGTCGGTCACGTTTTACGGTGACGGCACCTGCACGCCATTCCGCGCGCAACTGCGCGCGGGCGGCTCGGAGCCCTTGGTGCTCGACATCGACCCGTGGACCTGCGCGCAGGTGCTGGTAAAGGAGGAGGCGCGGTGA
- the gspG gene encoding type II secretion system major pseudopilin GspG, with amino-acid sequence MTPRTRFSSQSIRRAARRDSRGFTLLEILLAVAILGMLVALAITNVDRIFGSSQEDTARLFVTQSLQVPLQSYRTHMGNYPSTAEGLQALITSPADKADRWRGPYITGDNIPLDPWKNAYQYRFPGVRNRTGYDVWSKGPDGQDGTADDIGNWSAGPASQAVQ; translated from the coding sequence ATGACTCCCCGAACACGCTTCTCCTCCCAATCCATCCGCCGCGCCGCCCGCCGGGATTCGCGCGGGTTCACGCTGCTCGAAATCCTGCTGGCCGTGGCCATCCTCGGCATGCTTGTCGCGCTGGCCATCACCAATGTGGACCGGATCTTCGGCAGTTCGCAGGAGGACACTGCGCGGCTGTTTGTCACCCAAAGCCTGCAAGTGCCGCTCCAGTCCTACCGCACGCACATGGGCAACTACCCGAGCACGGCCGAGGGGTTGCAGGCGCTCATCACGTCCCCGGCGGACAAGGCCGACCGCTGGCGCGGCCCCTATATCACGGGCGACAACATCCCGCTCGATCCGTGGAAGAACGCCTACCAATACCGGTTCCCCGGTGTGCGCAACCGGACCGGCTACGACGTGTGGTCGAAAGGCCCGGACGGGCAGGACGGCACCGCGGATGATATCGGAAACTGGTCAGCCGGCCCGGCCAGCCAGGCGGTGCAGTGA